The genomic window GACCATAAACCCTCGAATTCTGCGAAAAATCTTCGCAAATCCGACCCGCGGCGGGCCGAGACGATCAACAAAATTCTCAGCGAGGAATACCCGGGCGCTCGCTGTGAACTGGACTTTCGCAACCCGCTGGAGCTCCTGGTGGCCACGGTGCTCTCCGCGCAGTGCACCGACGCGCGGGTCAACCAGGTAACCCCTGCACTCTTCGCAAAATACCCAAACGCCGCCGCCTACGCCCAGGCCGATCCGGCGCAGCTCGAAGAAATTCTGCGCCCGCTCGGCTTCCAGCGGGCCAAGACCAAGCACCTGCTGGGGATAGGCGAGGGGCTTGTGGCGCACTTCGGCGGCGACGTCCCCCGCGGGATAAAGGAGCTGACCAGCCTGCCCGGGGTGGGCCGCAAGACCGCCCTGGTGGTGCGCGGCAACGCCTTCGGCCTACCGGGGCTGACCGTGGACACGCACTTCCAGCGCCTAGTCACCCGGCTCGGCCTGACGGAGAAAACGACCCCGGTGGCTATTGAAAAGGACATCGCCGGCCAGCTGCCGGAGCAAGAGTGGACCATGTTCTCCCACCGCCTCATCTTCCATGGGCGGGCGGTCTGCCGGGCCCGCAGCCCGCGCTGCAGCGACTGCGTGCTGGCCCACCTGTGCCCGGCGGCTGCGGAATACGGGAAAAGTGCGCCGGCCCAGTAGAATGGTAGGGACATGAAAAAGCAGGTTTTCTGGTCCATCGGGGCGGCCGTCGTGCTGACGGTCGCCGTGGTCGCCGCCGCCCTGGCACTCCTGTCTTCCGGGGACGGCGATGAGGAGGCTTCCGGCCCGGACGCGGCCGGGGCATCGTCGGCCCCTGCGACATCGCCGGCCGAGCAGGACGATGCCGCCGACGTGCCGGCGCGCCCGGACTGCCCGGCGGGTCCCGTCGCCGGCGTCGACCTGGATTGCCTGGGCGGGCAGGAATCCGCGGCAGAAGCCTCGGCCGATAGTGGGGTTACCATCGTCAACGTGTGGGCCTGGTGGTGCCAGCCCTGCCGGGAGGAGCTGCCCCTGCTGGAGGAGGTCGCCACCACCCACCCGGAGTGGGAGGTGCTCGGCGTGCACGCCGATACCAACGCGGCCAACGGCGCCGCGCTGCTCGAGGAGTTGGGCGTGGGCTTGCCCAGCTTCCAGGACTCGGATAATGCCTTTGCCGGCGAGCTCGGCCTGCCGCGGGTCATCCCCATCACCCTGGTGCTGAAAGACGGCCGCGAGGTGGGCCGCTTCGTCCAGGCCTTCGAGTCCACCGCGGAGATTGAGTCCGCGGTCGCGGGGGCGCTGGATGGCTAAAGCTAGCGCTCTGGTAGCGGGACGGCTAAGGGCCGGGGCGGTGAGACGCTGATGGGGTTGCACTTGCCGCACCATGGGGACCGGCCCGGGGAGAACGTGACGGTGCGCCCGGCGGCCGCGCCGCGGTGGCTGCGCCCGGCCCTCGGGGTGGATTCGCACCAGATCGAGGCGACCATGGGGCAGCGCCTCGACCGCAACTTCCCGCCGGTGAAGAAGCTGCGCCGGGAGGCGACGGTGCTGGTGTTGCTGGCCGGGGACTGCCTGGACAACGCCCGGGTGTTGCTCACCCACCGCGCGCCGACCATGCGCTCGCACTCCGGCCAGATCGCCTTCCCCGGCGGCCGGGTGGATCCGGAAGACTCCAACCTGGTCGACGCCGCCCTGCGCGAGGCCTGGGAGGAAACCGGGCTGGATCGCCGCAGTGTGACCCCCATCGACCAGTGGGAGCGGCTGCGGATCCGGGCGACCGGCAACCCCGTGACCCCGGTGCTGGCCTACTGGCACAGCCTCTCCCCGGTCGGGGTGGCCAGCCCCGCGGAGACGGACGACGTCTTCACCGTCCCGCTGACCGACCTCATCGATCCCGCCAACCGGATCCAGGTGGGGTGGGGCGCCTGGAGCGGGCCCGCCTTCCGGATCCAGGGCTACGTCATCTGGGGATTTACCGCCGGGGTGCTGGCCACCACCTTGCGGCACGCTGGCTGGGAGCAGCCCTGGGATAACAATTCGGTGCGACCGCTCCGCGCCACTCTCGCCGCGTCGCGCAATCGTGAGAAGATGAACGAACCGCACCAGCACCAACCGGCGGCCGAATAGTTGTGTAGCTGTTTAGCAGCTGCGTCGCCGCGCGGTAGTATGCTGGCCTAGCCAAAACAGATTTTTACAGGAAGAACCCTTTTTCAGTGAGCGCATTTTTAGTGGTCGACGCCCTCATCGTGATCGCCGTGCTAGCCGCGGTGTTCACCGGGTGGCGCCAGGGCGTGATGTCTTCCGTGCTGTCCTTCATCGGCATCGTCGCCGGCCTGGTCATCGGCATGGGCCTGGCCCCGCTGGCGATGCGCCTGACGGACTCGGTGGCCCTGCGCCTCCTGCTGGCCGTCGGCGTGATGATCCTGCTGGTCGGCATCGGCCACCTGGCCGGGTCTTCGCTCGGCGCCCGGCTGAGGGACAGGCTCCGGCTGCGATCGGCCCAGCGCATCGACTCCCTGGCCGGCTCGGTATTCCAGGCCGTGGCCGCCCTGCTGGTCATCTGGCTGGTCTCCATCCCGCTGGCCAGCGGGCTGACCGGCGCGGTGGGCAAGGGCCTGCGGGAATCTAAGATCCTGGGCGGCATCCACTCGGTCGCGCCGGAGCAGCTGAAGGCCCTGCCGGGCGGGGTGACCTCGCTGCTGAACCAGACTGGCCTGCCGCCGCTGGTGGCGCCCATCGACGGCGACCGCAACGTGGAGGTCGCCGCGCCGCGCATCGAGGTCGAGGACAAGGCGCTGGTCAAGCACCTGCGCCCGTCGGTCATCCACGTGCTGGGCGACGCGGACTCCTGCAGCCGCCGCCTGATGGGCTCCGGCTTTGTCATCCAGGATGACTACGTGGTCACCAACGCCCACGTCGTGGCCGGGACCAACCTGGTCAACCTGGACACGGTCACCGGCATTCAGCAGGCCGAGGTAGTCTACTACAACCCCGAGGTGGACATCGCCGTGCTGCACAGCGAGAACCTGCAGCTGCCGCCGCTGGACTGGGCGCCGGAGCCGGGAGTGACCGGCGACGACGCCATCGTCATGGGCTTCCCGCAGTCGGGCCCGTTCAGTGCGACCCCGGCCCGCGTGCGCGATCGCATCACGATTGCCGGCCCGGACATCTACAACATGGGCCGCGTCGAGCGCGACGCCTACACCGTGCGCGGCAGCATCCAGCAGGGCAACTCGGGCGGGCCGCTGTTTAACACGGAAGGCCAGGTCTTGGGCATGGTCTTCGGTGCGGCCGTGGATGACACGGACACCGGCTACGCGCTGACCGCCGACGAGGTGATTTCCCACATCGGGGACGTCACGCAGCTGACCGAGCCGGTATACACCGGCGAGTGCGTGGTCCGCGACGTCGTCTCCGAGTAGGCCGGAAGGTAAGCAGGAGCAGTTGCTAGAGCTTTCGCGCCCAGTCCGCGACGGTCGCGACGAAGTCGGCGGGCTCTTCCACGTGCGGCAGGTTCTTGGCGTGCCGCAGGCTGTGATCGGCAAAGGCGCCGGTGGTGCGGGCTCGCGCGCGCCGGATGATGGGATTCCACAGGCGTTGCCCGGAGTGGACGAAAAGCACGGGCGCGGAGATGGTCTCCTCGACCCAGCGGCGCGGAACGGCGGCGGTCAGCAGCCGGTGGTTCCACAGGATTCCGCGCACGACGTTGCCGATGGAGGCGGCCTCGAGCCGCAGCTGCAGGAGCCGCTGGAAGCGCTCGCCCCGGAAACGGCCGGTGGTGTTGAGTAGCAGCTCCTTGCGGTAGACCCACTCGGAGAGCCCGGGCACGCGCTGCAGGGCCCGGTAGGGCAGGCGGCACAGGCCCGCGCGCAGCCACAGCCAGAAGAAGTCCCAGGGGCGGGCGGCCATGGCGCGCCGCAGGTCCACCGGGTATGCGCCGGAGATGCTCACGATGCCGGCGACGCGCTCGGGGTGTTCCACCGCCAGGGACCAGGCCACCGAGGCGCCCGTGTCGTTGCCGATGATGATGGCCCGGCGGTGGCCCAGCGCTTGGATGAGCCCGGAGAGGTCGCCGGTCATCACGCGGATGTCGTGGCCGATATCGGCCGGGGGCTTGTCGGACATGCCGAAGCCGCGGGCATCGATAGCCGCGACGTGGAAGCCGCGCTCGGCCAGCGGGGCGATGACGTCGTGGTAGTCGAACCAGCCGCCGTAGGAGCCGTGGACGGCCACGACGAGGGGATTTTGGGGATCCCCGGCCACCGCGGCGTGCAGCCGGATGCCGCGAGTGTGCACCAGCTGGTGCGTAAACGGGCCGTCCAGCTCCACGACGGAGGGTGAAAGGTTGCGTGCCGACACGGGCGATACTCCTCCAGGTTGGGGTCGGTAGAAACTGACAAAACTCCGCCGAACGCGGTGCGTGGGGCGGAGTTAGGGGTAGGGAGGGGGCTTTAAGGGCTGGCCTAGGAGTTGGTGAACAGGCCCTTGTTGCCCTCGACCTTCTTCTGGGCCTTGCCCGGGACCAGGTCCTTCATGTCGCTAAAGGAGTTGATGGTCTTTTCCGGCTTCTTGACCTTCTTCACGTTCTGGATACCCACCAAGGCGCAGACGCCGGCAATGACCAGCATGATGAGGAAGACGATAAGGAAGGCGGCCCAGCGGTCCAGCCACTTGGCGAGCAGCTCCGCGAGGAAGAAGAAAAAGAAGAAGGAGCTATACAAAGCGACGGTGCCGGCCACACCGAAGAAGCCGGCGCCGATGCCGCCCTTCTTGGCGGAAGCGGCCAGCTCGGTCTTGGCCAGCTCGACCTCCGAGCGGACCAAGCTGGAGACCTGCTCAGTGGCGTTGGAGACCAAGGTGCCGATGGAAGCCTCACCGGAGCGGGAGGTGTCAGCGTCGCTGAGGGGGATCGCGTTGACCTTCGGGGCAAACTGATTACTGCCGTCGGTGAAAAGTCCGTCGTTGCTCACAGGTTAAACCTTCCTTGGGTGGAAAATATTTCGTAACTTAAATACTACGTGGAAACGTCGTCCGAGCGCACAGCTTCCTGACGCGCGGGTCACAGTCTAAAAAACGACCGGCCGCAGCCCGTCGCCACGTTTGCTAACGCCTATCCTAGTTCATATGGCCGAAAATGACCCGCTATCCCCGCTGCTAAGGGACGAAGAAGTCTCCCGCCTGTCCGGGCGGGCCGAGACTGCCATCGCGGCGGCACACCGGCGACCTGCGGCTTTGCGCAAACCCGAGGTCGTATCTTCGGAGTCCCTGCTGCGCGGCGCGCGGGCCAGCGCGGGGCTGGTCAGCGGGCGCGTCGCCCGCGACGTGGAGGAAGAATTTAATACCGAGGATAGCCTGCTGGCCCGCCACATCAGCGCCTATTCCACGCTGGCGCCCGAGCAGTTTTCCGCCACCCTGCGTACCTTTACCCGCGCCCCGCTGCAGGTACTGGCCCGCTGGGACGTGGCCGGCGGCGGGACGGGAAAGCCCCGGGCCGCGGCGGAGCGCCTGACGGTGCTGGCCGGCTGGGTCGTGGCGGGTGCTGGCAGCGCGCCGGGGCCGGGCCTGCGCTTGCTCCTGCCGGCGGTGCTGCACGCCGAGGTCGCCGCCCACGGCTGCTTCGGCGAGCGCAGCGGGCTGGTGGGGCGGATGGCCGGGCGCGCCGCCGCCGTCGCCACGGGCCTGGATCCGCGCGGTTTCGCGGTGCCGGAAACGTATTTCTCGCGGCACCGCCAGCAGTACGCGGAAACGCTGCAGGCCTACCGCGCCGGGGATCCCTTCCCGCTGCTGCGCCTCCACCTGGCGGCCTGGGAGGCCGGCGGCAAGGAGGCAGAGGGCATCGCCCGCGCCGCTTAAGCGGACATCGACACTAGGCCGGCCACTTGGCGGGGCCGGGGCGCCCGGCCAGCCAGATGCCGCCGGCGATGAGGGCGGCGATGCCGGCGGCCACGCCGGCGCCGATGCCGACCTCCTTGGCCCCGGGCAGAGTGAACAGGGGCTCGGGGTCCTTGAAGGTGCGGATGTCCCAGCCGTGCTCCAGGGCGTGCTTCTTCATGGCCCGGTCCGGGTTGACGGCCACGGGGTTGCCCACCTTCTCCAGCATGGGGATGTCGGTGGCGGAGTCGGAATAGGCGAAGCTGCGGGACAGGTCGTAGCGGCCGGACTCGGCGAGGCGGTCGAGGGATTCCGCCTTGGCCGGGCCCTTGCAGTAGTAGAGGACCTCGCCGGTGAACTTGCCGTCCTCGGCGGCGAGCTCGGTGGCCACGACCTGGTCCACGCCGAGCTCGTCCGCGATGAGCTGAACCAGCGGGCGCGCGGAGGCGGAGATGATGATGACCTCGTGCCCGGCGGCCTGGTGGTAGGTGATCAGCTCGCGGGCCTCCGAGTAGATGGCCGGGGTGAGCACGGTGTGCATGGTCTGCTGGGCG from Corynebacterium confusum includes these protein-coding regions:
- a CDS encoding NUDIX hydrolase; the protein is MGLHLPHHGDRPGENVTVRPAAAPRWLRPALGVDSHQIEATMGQRLDRNFPPVKKLRREATVLVLLAGDCLDNARVLLTHRAPTMRSHSGQIAFPGGRVDPEDSNLVDAALREAWEETGLDRRSVTPIDQWERLRIRATGNPVTPVLAYWHSLSPVGVASPAETDDVFTVPLTDLIDPANRIQVGWGAWSGPAFRIQGYVIWGFTAGVLATTLRHAGWEQPWDNNSVRPLRATLAASRNREKMNEPHQHQPAAE
- a CDS encoding oxidoreductase, yielding MAENDPLSPLLRDEEVSRLSGRAETAIAAAHRRPAALRKPEVVSSESLLRGARASAGLVSGRVARDVEEEFNTEDSLLARHISAYSTLAPEQFSATLRTFTRAPLQVLARWDVAGGGTGKPRAAAERLTVLAGWVVAGAGSAPGPGLRLLLPAVLHAEVAAHGCFGERSGLVGRMAGRAAAVATGLDPRGFAVPETYFSRHRQQYAETLQAYRAGDPFPLLRLHLAAWEAGGKEAEGIARAA
- the nth gene encoding endonuclease III, coding for MRDHKPSNSAKNLRKSDPRRAETINKILSEEYPGARCELDFRNPLELLVATVLSAQCTDARVNQVTPALFAKYPNAAAYAQADPAQLEEILRPLGFQRAKTKHLLGIGEGLVAHFGGDVPRGIKELTSLPGVGRKTALVVRGNAFGLPGLTVDTHFQRLVTRLGLTEKTTPVAIEKDIAGQLPEQEWTMFSHRLIFHGRAVCRARSPRCSDCVLAHLCPAAAEYGKSAPAQ
- a CDS encoding HAD family hydrolase — protein: MTRQPERLPADTARVAAFFDLDKTIIATSSAFAFGKEFMHNGLITPTEALQLSLAKTSFMMAGQSSQQMDATRDQLAKMVTGWSVDEVEAIAQQTMHTVLTPAIYSEARELITYHQAAGHEVIIISASARPLVQLIADELGVDQVVATELAAEDGKFTGEVLYYCKGPAKAESLDRLAESGRYDLSRSFAYSDSATDIPMLEKVGNPVAVNPDRAMKKHALEHGWDIRTFKDPEPLFTLPGAKEVGIGAGVAAGIAALIAGGIWLAGRPGPAKWPA
- a CDS encoding TlpA family protein disulfide reductase, producing MKKQVFWSIGAAVVLTVAVVAAALALLSSGDGDEEASGPDAAGASSAPATSPAEQDDAADVPARPDCPAGPVAGVDLDCLGGQESAAEASADSGVTIVNVWAWWCQPCREELPLLEEVATTHPEWEVLGVHADTNAANGAALLEELGVGLPSFQDSDNAFAGELGLPRVIPITLVLKDGREVGRFVQAFESTAEIESAVAGALDG
- a CDS encoding MarP family serine protease, producing MSAFLVVDALIVIAVLAAVFTGWRQGVMSSVLSFIGIVAGLVIGMGLAPLAMRLTDSVALRLLLAVGVMILLVGIGHLAGSSLGARLRDRLRLRSAQRIDSLAGSVFQAVAALLVIWLVSIPLASGLTGAVGKGLRESKILGGIHSVAPEQLKALPGGVTSLLNQTGLPPLVAPIDGDRNVEVAAPRIEVEDKALVKHLRPSVIHVLGDADSCSRRLMGSGFVIQDDYVVTNAHVVAGTNLVNLDTVTGIQQAEVVYYNPEVDIAVLHSENLQLPPLDWAPEPGVTGDDAIVMGFPQSGPFSATPARVRDRITIAGPDIYNMGRVERDAYTVRGSIQQGNSGGPLFNTEGQVLGMVFGAAVDDTDTGYALTADEVISHIGDVTQLTEPVYTGECVVRDVVSE
- a CDS encoding alpha/beta fold hydrolase; this translates as MSARNLSPSVVELDGPFTHQLVHTRGIRLHAAVAGDPQNPLVVAVHGSYGGWFDYHDVIAPLAERGFHVAAIDARGFGMSDKPPADIGHDIRVMTGDLSGLIQALGHRRAIIIGNDTGASVAWSLAVEHPERVAGIVSISGAYPVDLRRAMAARPWDFFWLWLRAGLCRLPYRALQRVPGLSEWVYRKELLLNTTGRFRGERFQRLLQLRLEAASIGNVVRGILWNHRLLTAAVPRRWVEETISAPVLFVHSGQRLWNPIIRRARARTTGAFADHSLRHAKNLPHVEEPADFVATVADWARKL
- a CDS encoding phage holin family protein — protein: MSNDGLFTDGSNQFAPKVNAIPLSDADTSRSGEASIGTLVSNATEQVSSLVRSEVELAKTELAASAKKGGIGAGFFGVAGTVALYSSFFFFFFLAELLAKWLDRWAAFLIVFLIMLVIAGVCALVGIQNVKKVKKPEKTINSFSDMKDLVPGKAQKKVEGNKGLFTNS